The sequence TGCTACAAGCAATGGTACTAAGTCGGGCTATAAATCGTGGTTTACTTTAACGCCGCTTACTTCTATACACCTGTATTCAAACTTAAAGGATGAGCTGGAACCATCGGGAAGTATCAACTACGTTTATATTTTAAGCGCCGTAGCAGTAATACTACTGCTGCTGGCCTGTATCAATTTCCTTAACCTGGTAACCGCTAAGGCGGCCGAGCGCGCGCACGAGATAGGTGTGCGTAAAGTAATGGGAGCAGAGCGCACCCAATTATTTATACAGTTTATTGCCGAGGCCGGCCTGATCACCCTTTTTTCCTTACTGATCGGTATTGGCTTAACATGGTTGAGCTTTTCGGCGTTTAGCAATTTTACGGCACAACGTTTAAGTTTTGATACCTGGCAGCTTTCGTGGCTTATTGGCTTACTGGCAGCCTTATTTGTAGCTGTAACTTTTATAGCCGGTACTTATCCGGCCCTGTACCTGTCGGCGTTTAAACCGGTGGTAACCATGAAGGGCCGTGGCAGTAACAAAAGCGGCAACCTGCGTAAAGGGTTAGTAGTATTCCAGTTTGGCATATCGGTGTTTTTTATCATCTGTACCATGATCGTGGGCGGTCAACTGCACTACATTATGCACCGTAATACAGGTATCGACCGCTCGCAGGTATTAGTGCTGGATATCGGCGGGATGCCTTTTGATAAGATACAAGCCTATAAAACCGTACTCGAATCGCAGCCTAACGTTATGGCTTCCACCGCGTCGTACGATTCGCCGGTGAGTATTCGCGGCGGGTACAGTATCACCAAAGCCGAAGGTAAATCGCCCGATTACAGACTTTCGGTTACAGCCATCCCTGTGGAACGGAATTTTATCAATACCCTGGGTATTAAAATAATACAGGGCAGCAATTTTACCCTGGCGGATGAAGAACAAGTAAACACAACCGATGATACCAAGCGCCGGTATAGCTTTATAATTAACGAAACCGCGGCCAGGGCCCTGGGCTGGAAACCGGAAGAGGCCGTTGGTAAAGCTATTAATATGGGCGACAGCCGTGTAGGGACGATTAAAGCCGTTACTCACGATTTCAACTTCGCATCGTTGCACCAGGAAATAACCCCTGTGGTTATTTTTGCCGAGTATTACTGGTTTGGCAAATTGCTGATCAAAACTTCGGGCAAGGATATGGAAAGCACCATCAGCAATATCCAAACCAGCTGGAAGAAGTTTTACCCAAATGTGCCGTTCGATTACCATTTCCTCGACCAGGAGTACGATGCCATGTACCGCTCGGAACAGCGCACCGGTAATATCCTGAATGTATTTACCGCGGTAACTATCTTTATATCGTGCCTGGGTTTATTCGGTTTGGCTGTGTTTACTACAAAACAACGCTTTAAAGAAGTAAGCATCCGCAAGGTAATGGGGGCAAGCGTGGGCAGTATCGTTAAGTTAATATCGGGCGATTTTTTGAAGCTGGTATTGATATCGGTACTCATCGCATCGCCATTGGCCTGGTATGTAATGAATAAATGGCTGCTGGATTTTGCCTATCGCATCAATATACCATGGTGGGTATTTGTGCTGGCCGGCGGATTATCGATATTGATCGCATTCCTTACGGTGAGCATACAATCGGTAAAAGCGGCGCTGCTGAACCCGGTTAAGAGTTTGAGGAGTGAGTAAGAAATTGTCCGGAAGTCCGTATAAGTCGGAAAGTCCGGAAGATAGAATTTACTAATTATATCATCTTCCGGACTTTCGGTCTCTCCCGACTTTCGGACTAAAGTAATTCCCATGCTAAAAAACTATCTGAAAATCGCTTTTAGGACGCTGTTGCGCGACCGGTCATTCTCGGTATTGAACCTGTTTGGCTTAGCTATCGGGCTGGCCAGTGTCATCATGATCATGGCTTATATCCGCTATGAATTATCTTATGATAAGGGTTATAGCAATTATCCGCAGGTTTACCGCTTATTACAGGTAGATAAGCCCGGTTCGGTTAGTCCGCTACGGGTAAATGTAAATATGCACATGGCCGATGTTTTACAAAAGGAGTTTCCGGCTATCGTCGCGTCTACGCCACTGGGTTGTTCTACCATGCAGTTTAAATATCATAACGATATTGTAAAAGTGACAACGATAGATGCGAAGGCCGATTTCTTTAAAATATTCAACTATCAATTTTTAAGCGGTGACCCCAAAACCGCACTACAGCAACCCGGCAGCCTGGTGCTTAGCCAAACTGTGGCGAAGCAGTACTTTAACGGGATCAACTGCATCGGTAATACTATTACCGATAATTATGGCAATATCAGGCATGTGACGGGTGTGGTAAAAGACATGCCGCAAAACACCCACCTAAGGGCTGATGTGGTTATATCAGATGATAACCCCGACCAGGAGGTTTTCAATATGGAAAGCTACACCTCTATGCCGCAGTACGTATTGCTGAATAAAAATACCAATGCAGCACAGTTAGAACAACAATTTAAATCCATCTACAAAAAATACAAATTCCCCGAGGGCACGGGCGTGCGCTTGCAACCGGTTACCGATATCCATTTAAGATCGCACTATTTTAGCGAGATATCGGTTAACAGCGATATTAAATACATCTACATATTTGCTTCTATCGCGTTGCTTATCCTGTTTATCGCCTGCATTAATTATATTAATTTAACTACCGCCCGCTCATTGCAGCGTGCCCGCGAAATTGGCTTGCGCAAAGTATTAGGTGCGTTAAGGAAGCAATTGATCGTGCAGTTTTTAACCGAATCGTTCCTGTTTTTCCTGATCAGCACCATATTGGCTATTGTTATCGCTTACTCGCTTTGGCCGGTTTTTTCGGCAAAGATAACCGCTTACCAGCAGGTGCCTTTGTTTGATATCGCTGGCATGCTCGGTATCGCGCTGATATTTGCTGTTGGCGGTCTGCTTTCGGGGGCGTACCCGGCGTTTTTCCTTTCGGCGTTACAGCCGGTTAAGGTGCTGAAAGGTTTATCTAAGTTCGGTATCAATATCAGTCTTCGTAAGGCGCTGGTTGTTTTGCAGTTCAGCATTTCGGGGGTAATGATCATTGCCACCTTGATTGTCAACCGGCAGCTTAGTTATATCAGCAACGCGCGCCTTGGTTTTAACAAGGATAATTTGATAGACGTGCCTTTTTTCATCCGCAAAAGCCAGGTTACCGCTTTTAAAAGAGAGTTGCTTAAAAACAAGGATATTAAAGCGGTTAGCGTAGCATCGTGGCGTATGGGACAGGATTATGGCATGTGGAATAATTATAAGGACCGTACTGATACTACCAAAGACATAAGATACAACTTTACCTACGCCGACCTGAATTTTGTGAATACCATGGGGATCCGCATTTTAGAGGGCCGCAATTTTTCACGGGCATATGGGCGCGATATGTTATCGCCCGATTCGGCATGGCGGCTTTCAAAAAAAATGGGAGATGACGAACGGGCGGCTTTCCAGGCATCGTTTCCAATTATGCTTAACCAGGAGGCGGTTAATGCACTTGGCTTGAAAAACCCGGTGGGCAAGGTATTAACAAAACCCATAAAAGGCACCGTTATTGCCGTGGTAGAAAACTTTAATGGATTATCGCTGCATCAAAAAATAGGCCCTGTTATTATAAAAAGCGATCCGGAATGTGAGCAGGGCGATATGTACATCCGTGTTTCGTCGGCTAATATTTCGGCAAGCATTAGTTATATCGAAAGCAGGTGGAAAAAGTTTTATCCTGATAAACGGTTTGAGTTTGCTTTTACCGATGATAAATTGCAGCAATTATACACGGCAGATCAGCGCTTAGGTTCATTATTCAATATATTTTCTTCGCTGGCCATTATTATTGCCTGCCTGGGTTTATTCGGTCTGATATCGCTAACTGTACAAAACCGGGTAAAAGAAATAGGTATACGCAAGGTACTTGGCGCCAGTGTTTTAGATATCGCTAATTTGGTTTCTATGGATTTTATAAAGCTGGTAGTGATATCTTTCGTTATCGCTTCGCCCATAGGCTGGTATTTTATGAATAAATGGTTGCAGGACTTTGCTTATCGCACAAGTATCGATTGGTGGGTGTTTGCACTGGCCTGCGGCATTACCTTATTCATCGCCGTAGCTACGCTAAGCATCCGATCGGTAAAAGCGGCAATTACCAACCCTGTTAATAGTTTACGGAACGAGTAGGCAGGAGTCCGCAAGTCGGAAAGACCGGAAGTCCGAAAGATATGATCGGTTATATCTTTGGACTTCTGTCTTTCCGGACTTTCCGACCAACCTTTTATCTTCCGGACTTTCCGTCTTTACCGACTTCCGGGCTAACTGTATCATAACCGAACGCTCCGTGTTACATAAGCGGACGGTGAGTATCGTTATTTTCTTTTTAATGTATTGATATTCAGTTGATTTAATGTTTGGTACATTATTCAATAGGTTGGTATTGATCTGGTAAATAACTTAGTTGCAATAACAGGTCAATTATTTAAATCAAAACACAACAATTTAAAATGCTATCACTACAGCACATTTCAAAATACTTCCAGGCGGGCGGCAATAAAAACATTGTACTGAACGATATCAGCCTTGAGATAGAAGAAGGCGAGTTTGTATCTATTATGGGGCCATCGGGTTCGGGCAAATCAACTTTGCTTAATATTATCGGTATGCTGGATGAACCATCTGAAGGCTTCCACTATTTTATGGGCCAGGCGGTGCACCAGTTAAAAGAAAAGCAGCGTTCGTCCCTGTATAAGCAATATATCGGGTTTGTATTCCAGGCTTATCATTTAATTGATGAGCTTACCGTTTACGAAAACATCGAGACCCCGCTGATCTACCAGGATATCAAAGGTGCCGAGCGTAAGGCATTAGTTGCTGATATGCTCGACCGCTTCCAGATCGTGGGGAAGAAAGATCTTTTCCCGGCACAACTTTCAGGCGGGCAGCAGCAGTTGGTAGGTATTGCCCGTGCATTGATCGCCCAGCCACGCCTGATACTGGCGGATGAGCCTACAGGCAACCTGAACTCCAAACAAGGCGAGGAAATTATGGAGATCTTCCAAAAATTAAATAAAGACCACGGCGTAACCATTATACAGGTTACCCACTCAGAAAAAAACGCGGCATACGGTTCTAAGATCATCGAATTATTAGACGGTAAAATTGCCTCATCAACCAAATTATAATACACTGATGCGTTACTTTAAATACCTGTTATTACTTACTTTTTTAAGCGCTAAGGCATTTAGCCAAAGCGCCGATTCTGTACTCACCCTGCAGCAATGTATTGATATTGCCATTAAAAACAACCTTGATGTGCACAAAAGCCAGCTGCAAATGGAAGCCGATCGTATTTACTGGCAACAAGCACGCGAAAACCTGCTACCCGGATTCAGTGGCGATGTAAATCATTCGTTAAGTACCGGCCGCAGCCAGGACCCTACAACCTATACTTACGTTAACCAATCGATCACTACCGGCCAGTATGCCTTAAATGCTAACGTTACACTGTTCAACGGGCTTACCCTGCAAAACCGTATCAAACAGCAATCATTAGCTTACCAGGCTGGCCAAATGGATTACCAGCAGGCTAAGGAAAATATTACGCTCAGCGTGATAACAACCTATTTGAGCGTGCTGGATAACCAGGATCAGTTAGCGCAGGTGCAAACCCAGCTTGAAGTATCTAAAAAGCAATTAGACCGTAACGAGATATTGAACAAGGACGGTAATATTGCTCCGCAAACCCTTTACGATCTGCGCGGCCAGTCAGCAAACGATAAACTGTCTATCGTAAACACGCGTAACGCGGTATATGCGGCCAGGCTTAACCTGCTGCAAATTATGAACGTGCCCTTTGATAAGGAAGTAAAATTGCAGCGCCTCACAGCCGACCAATTACCCGGTGCCTACACAGCAACATCGGCACAGATATATACCAAAGCATTAGCAGACCTTTCTTTGGTTAAAGCGGCCGATCTTCGCCAGAAAAGTGCTGAAAAAGCTGTAAGCGCAACAAAGGGTAACCTGTTGCCATCCCTTTCGTTGTCAGGTGGTTTATTGACTAATTACTCCAGTGGCTCAAGTGCCGCCTTTAGCGATCAGTTTAAAAATAATTACAGCACTTACGGCGGCTTGGGTTTACATATTCCTATCCTAAACTCGTTTAAAAGTCGTAACGCGGTAGCATTGGCTAAGATCGACCTGCAAAATGCTAAATATGTAGCCGAAAATACCAAGATACAATTGAAGCAAAACATTGAGCAAGCCTACATCAACATGACCAGCGCTTACGAACGCTACCAGATATTAACCGACCAGGTAGCAGCCTATAGCGAATCGTTCAGGATAGCCGAAGTACGCTTTAACGACGGCGACTTAAACTCGGTTGATTACCTGGTGGCTAAAAGTAATATGGATAAATCCAAAACCAGCCTCATCAACGCGCGTTACGATTACTTTATCCGCACTAAAATATTAGATTACTACCAGGGTAAACTGGCTTTGTAATAGCTGTGGCAATTTAACCACAAAGCACACAAAGATTTTTCACAAAGACCACAAAGAATAAAAACTGATATTCTTTGTGGTCTTTGTGTTTATCAGCAAAAACAAATCCTTTGCGCTCTTTGTGGTTAAATTGCCTATATGGTTCATGGATTTTAAATACCTTAGCGTAAAATTTAACCTGTCATGAAAAAGCATCTCGCCCTGTCTGTTATTTGTTTGTTAGCCATAAAACTGGCATCCGCCCAAATCATCCCATCGTTTGAGTTTGGCCTGAAGGGCGGCATGAACCTTTCTAAGTTTTCGCATACGGCCACATTCGCTACCGGGAACAGGGCAGGGTACCTGGGCGGTGTATGGGCAAGGGTAGGGGGCCTGGGCTTCAACTTTCAGCCCGAGTTGTATATCACCGGCAAAAACGTAACCATAAATAACAACAACGGAACGGTTAACAAGGCATCGTTCACCAGTTTGGATGTGCCCTTGCTGTTGGGGAGTAAAATTGGCGCGTTTGGTGTTGGCGGCAGGTTTTATACCGGCCCGCTGTTCTCGTTGGCACTTTATAAAGATCAAAACCTTGGCGCGGCCTTAGGTAATGTAGCCCGCCTGAATTATAAAGACCAAAGCATGGCCTGGACGTTTGGCGCCGGATTGGATATCAAAAAAATATCTGTAGACCTGCGTTACGAATATGGCTTAAGCAAACAGCCCTACAATAACGGCCAGGACGAAACGCGCGTGAATATTTTTAACCTGACGCTGGGTTACCGTTTATTCTCGTTGTAAATTAAGCGGTTACCGCCGTTACCATCAGCATCCCTATTACACATATTATTGCCATTGCCCAATACATAACCGCAATGCCTGTCATTTTACTAATGGTACGCCAACGACTGCGTTGATATACTACCCGCAGGGAACGGTAAATGTAATAGACCGTATAGACCGTCACAAAAAGGGTAAGCAAATCGCTGAATGAGTGCCAGCTTGCGGGCAGGATGCGCTGAATAAGGAGTATAACGCCCGAAAACAGGAAGAAGAAGCAATGCAGATGAATGCTGTAGATGAGGTGCTCTACATAATACTTCCTGTTCTTCCAGAAGGTGATCTTGAGTATCAGGGCGAATAAGGGCAGCAGTACAAACATTACTTTAGGCGCGTTATGTTTCACGTCTTCCTTAAAGTGTTCCATCGCCTGTTCCTTGCCATATTTTTGTTCGTAAAGCAAAGTCCGCTCTTTAAAAAAGTGATCGAAAAAGCCATCGCGCTTAGCCGCGGGTAGTTTGCTTTGGCTGCGGTTATATAGTTCGGCCGTGCTATCGGTATCATCGCCGGTTCTGGTAATGGTAACCGGCGCGTGGATGCTATCCACCTTTACACCTTCTGCTTTGCCGGCCACGTGGTTTACCGTTTGCGATAATTTATCCCGCTGTTTGGCACTAAGGCTGCTGTCCTTAGCGATATCCTTCTTTACCGCGTCTATGATCTCGCTGTTCGAGTTTTTTTTCGTTTGATCATCGGTTCGGATAATATTATGATCGCCTTTAAAAAGCAGGATGAAGTATACCAAACTGATGAAAATATACATCTTAACAGGGTGCAGGTATTGCCCCCGCCGGCCGGCCATATATTCAATAGTGAGTTGCCCTGGTTTAAGCAGCAGGGGTTTTAGGGTGTGAAAAAACTGGTGATCGAAATGGAAGTAATCGCTTACGGCATGGTTAAGCATGTGGCCAAAACTTTCCTTTATTTCAAGGTTCTCCTGCCCGCAATTGTGGCAAAATTTGCCTTGAAGGTCGGAGCCGCAGTTCAGGCAGTCGTGCTCGTGGCGGTAGTGTTTCTTCATGGGTGATAGAGCCGGTAGATTTTTGTGCTTAAAAATAATAAAAAAGCCCGGTCTGCAATTTTAGCGGCCGGGCTTTTTTATTATTTATGCCTGAATAATTGTTAAGCGTGTTTATAAGCTTCCACCAACGCTTTATTGTGCTTATATCTGAATACAAACGGGAAGATAACGGCAATTACTAACGCGTAAGCGGCAAAGCTTAGCCAGATGTTATGCCAATCCTTTGCTCCATGGGCATCGGTAAAGAATTTTTGGATCACATTTCCACTGATCATACTGCCAAAGTATGCACCGAAGCCGTTCACCATCATCATAAACAAACCCTGGGCGCTGCCACGTATCTCGGGCGTGGTTTGGGTTTCTACAAACAACGAACCTGAGATATTAAAGAAATCGAAGGCCATGCCATAAACAATGCACGACAGGATGATCATCCATAAGCCATCGGCTGGGTTGCCAAATGCGAACAAGCCGAAGCGCAACACCCAGGCCAGCATGCTAAACAGCATCACGTTCTTAATACCAAACTTACGCAGGAAGAACGGGATAGCCAGGATAAACAAAGTCTCGGAAATTTGCGAGATGGACATGATGATGGCCGGGTATTTCACCGTGAGCGTATCCTGATAAGCGGCTATATTTTTAAAATCGTGGATGTAGGTATCACCATAGGCATTAGTTAACTGCAGGGCAGCCCCTAATAACATAGAGAAAGCGAAGAAGATAGCGAACTTAGGCGTTTTAAACAGCGCGAAGGCATTTAAGCCAAGCAGACTGGCAACCGATTTGTTATCAACCTTGCTTAACAGTGGCGGGCATTTCGGCAGGCTGAAGGCGTATAGGCCCAGCATTAACGATACCGCCGAAGCGATGTAGAATTGATTTGGCGATGTTTCGTTATGCGTAAGGCTAACTACCCAAAGCGCTACAATAAAGCCCACTGTGCCCCAGGTGCGGATAGGCGGATATACCTTTACCACATCTTGTCCCTCACCTTTTAATGCTGAATAGGCCACCGTGATTGATAGCGATAGGGTAGGCATGTAGCAGATCATGTTTAACAGGATGATCCAGAAAAAGGTATCCGGGTTGGTTACCATAGGCAGGCAGAACAATACGCCCGCACCAAGGATATGCATAATGCCGTATAATTTTTCGGCGTTGATAAGCCTATCTGATATAATACCTGTTAGGGCCGGCATAAAAATAGCCGAGATACCCATGGTGGAAAAAATAGCGCCAAACTGCGAACCCGACCAGCCTTTATTTTGAAACCAGTATGCACCAATGGTGATCAGCCACGCCCCCCAAATAAAAAACTGCATAAAATTCATCAGTATTAAGCGAAACTTAATATTCATATAGGTGCCGGTTTATATGTTATAGCTATGTTAAATTAAAGCGGGAAAGTAGTGATTTATTTGCGAAAGCAAAAAAATAGGGCAACAGATTTTTGCGGCACCCCAATTTATGAAAATTTTATTCGGTTCGATTACGATAACTTACCCGCTTTACAACATTTGCGTACTATTTACATTAATACTAATTTTGGTGTATGCCGGTTAATCAAAAAATAAAGGTTGCTGTTGATGGTGTGGTGTTTGGATATACATCAAAAGATGGTTTATTAATATTGCTGATAAAACGCGATGTTACACCATTTAAGGGCGATTGGGCGCTGCCGGGCGGTTTGGTGCTGGACGAAGAATCGCTGGAGGATGCTATTTACCGGGAACTGAAGGAGGAAACCGGTGTGCAGATCAACTACCTTGAACAACTGTATAGCTTCGGCAAGCCGGGCCGCGACCCGCGGAATAGGGTAGTGTCTATCACTTATTATGGCCTGGTTAAACCCGACGGCCTAATGCTTAATGCCGGTACCGATGCCGGCGATGCGCGCTGGTTCAACGTGAAGAACATGCCCGAACTGGCTTTCGATCACCGGGACATCGTATCGGTAGCCTTGAAGCGCTTGCAAAGTAAGATCGTATACGAACCTATTGGCTTTGAATTGCTGGATGAAAAGTTTCCCTTCTCCGAACTGGAGAAGTTATACATGGCTGTACTCGACCGGCCTATCGATAGGCGGAACTTCAAAAAGAAGGTCAGCAAGTTCGGATTCCTGATCGAAACTAATGAAAAACAAGCCCTCGAAACCGCTGGCCGCCCCGGTAATTTATTCTGCTTCGACCAGGAGAAATACTTCCAACTAAAAAAAGACGGCATTAACTTCGAGATTTAAAAGATTGATTTATAGTTATTTGTAAAATAATGTAAAATTTAATTTGCGTATTAAAAACGCATATTTATATTTGTGTATAATTAACGCAAATATAAATCATGAAAACAGCAGTAATTATCGCCCGGTTCCAATCGCCATACCTGCACGAGGGGCACCACAGCCTGATTAAACAGGTGATGTCCAACCACAATAAACTGGTAATTGTATTAGGGGTAAGCCCCATAAAAGGCAGCCGTAAAAATCCGTACGATTACTACACGCGTGAAAAGATGATCAAGAAGGAGTATCCCGAGGTGATCGTGCTGCCCATCAGCGATCACCCGAGCGATATCACCTGGTCGCAAAATTTGGATATGATGCTGAGCGGCGTTTTCCCGGCCGAGCAGTTTGCCCTGTATGGCAGCCGCGACAGCTTTATCCCATACTACAGCGGCAA comes from Mucilaginibacter mali and encodes:
- a CDS encoding nucleoside permease, with the protein product MNIKFRLILMNFMQFFIWGAWLITIGAYWFQNKGWSGSQFGAIFSTMGISAIFMPALTGIISDRLINAEKLYGIMHILGAGVLFCLPMVTNPDTFFWIILLNMICYMPTLSLSITVAYSALKGEGQDVVKVYPPIRTWGTVGFIVALWVVSLTHNETSPNQFYIASAVSLMLGLYAFSLPKCPPLLSKVDNKSVASLLGLNAFALFKTPKFAIFFAFSMLLGAALQLTNAYGDTYIHDFKNIAAYQDTLTVKYPAIIMSISQISETLFILAIPFFLRKFGIKNVMLFSMLAWVLRFGLFAFGNPADGLWMIILSCIVYGMAFDFFNISGSLFVETQTTPEIRGSAQGLFMMMVNGFGAYFGSMISGNVIQKFFTDAHGAKDWHNIWLSFAAYALVIAVIFPFVFRYKHNKALVEAYKHA
- a CDS encoding porin family protein produces the protein MKKHLALSVICLLAIKLASAQIIPSFEFGLKGGMNLSKFSHTATFATGNRAGYLGGVWARVGGLGFNFQPELYITGKNVTINNNNGTVNKASFTSLDVPLLLGSKIGAFGVGGRFYTGPLFSLALYKDQNLGAALGNVARLNYKDQSMAWTFGAGLDIKKISVDLRYEYGLSKQPYNNGQDETRVNIFNLTLGYRLFSL
- a CDS encoding ABC transporter ATP-binding protein, with the translated sequence MLSLQHISKYFQAGGNKNIVLNDISLEIEEGEFVSIMGPSGSGKSTLLNIIGMLDEPSEGFHYFMGQAVHQLKEKQRSSLYKQYIGFVFQAYHLIDELTVYENIETPLIYQDIKGAERKALVADMLDRFQIVGKKDLFPAQLSGGQQQLVGIARALIAQPRLILADEPTGNLNSKQGEEIMEIFQKLNKDHGVTIIQVTHSEKNAAYGSKIIELLDGKIASSTKL
- a CDS encoding ABC transporter permease gives rise to the protein MLKNYLKIAFRTLLRDRSFSVLNLFGLAIGLASVIMIMAYIRYELSYDKGYSNYPQVYRLLQVDKPGSVSPLRVNVNMHMADVLQKEFPAIVASTPLGCSTMQFKYHNDIVKVTTIDAKADFFKIFNYQFLSGDPKTALQQPGSLVLSQTVAKQYFNGINCIGNTITDNYGNIRHVTGVVKDMPQNTHLRADVVISDDNPDQEVFNMESYTSMPQYVLLNKNTNAAQLEQQFKSIYKKYKFPEGTGVRLQPVTDIHLRSHYFSEISVNSDIKYIYIFASIALLILFIACINYINLTTARSLQRAREIGLRKVLGALRKQLIVQFLTESFLFFLISTILAIVIAYSLWPVFSAKITAYQQVPLFDIAGMLGIALIFAVGGLLSGAYPAFFLSALQPVKVLKGLSKFGINISLRKALVVLQFSISGVMIIATLIVNRQLSYISNARLGFNKDNLIDVPFFIRKSQVTAFKRELLKNKDIKAVSVASWRMGQDYGMWNNYKDRTDTTKDIRYNFTYADLNFVNTMGIRILEGRNFSRAYGRDMLSPDSAWRLSKKMGDDERAAFQASFPIMLNQEAVNALGLKNPVGKVLTKPIKGTVIAVVENFNGLSLHQKIGPVIIKSDPECEQGDMYIRVSSANISASISYIESRWKKFYPDKRFEFAFTDDKLQQLYTADQRLGSLFNIFSSLAIIIACLGLFGLISLTVQNRVKEIGIRKVLGASVLDIANLVSMDFIKLVVISFVIASPIGWYFMNKWLQDFAYRTSIDWWVFALACGITLFIAVATLSIRSVKAAITNPVNSLRNE
- a CDS encoding ABC transporter permease, with product MIKTYFKTAWRYLMNNRVTTFISVTGLAVGICCFLLLATYLINELRYDKFHVNAARIVRVDNHFQSANDDHSNDVAVTPTAVVPEFKRQIAEVEDGARVYNYSDGRPVTVQYGDNVFNEKSMLLADDSFFKIFSFTFLKGNAQSAMTDPLAVVISESIAKKYFGSTDPMGKILKVNQKYNMVVSGVIADVPAYSHIKFDLMGNYDIMDRSKTRKWDSANDYSYLLLKPGISLKNAEKKMNAYADAATSNGTKSGYKSWFTLTPLTSIHLYSNLKDELEPSGSINYVYILSAVAVILLLLACINFLNLVTAKAAERAHEIGVRKVMGAERTQLFIQFIAEAGLITLFSLLIGIGLTWLSFSAFSNFTAQRLSFDTWQLSWLIGLLAALFVAVTFIAGTYPALYLSAFKPVVTMKGRGSNKSGNLRKGLVVFQFGISVFFIICTMIVGGQLHYIMHRNTGIDRSQVLVLDIGGMPFDKIQAYKTVLESQPNVMASTASYDSPVSIRGGYSITKAEGKSPDYRLSVTAIPVERNFINTLGIKIIQGSNFTLADEEQVNTTDDTKRRYSFIINETAARALGWKPEEAVGKAINMGDSRVGTIKAVTHDFNFASLHQEITPVVIFAEYYWFGKLLIKTSGKDMESTISNIQTSWKKFYPNVPFDYHFLDQEYDAMYRSEQRTGNILNVFTAVTIFISCLGLFGLAVFTTKQRFKEVSIRKVMGASVGSIVKLISGDFLKLVLISVLIASPLAWYVMNKWLLDFAYRINIPWWVFVLAGGLSILIAFLTVSIQSVKAALLNPVKSLRSE
- a CDS encoding NUDIX hydrolase is translated as MPVNQKIKVAVDGVVFGYTSKDGLLILLIKRDVTPFKGDWALPGGLVLDEESLEDAIYRELKEETGVQINYLEQLYSFGKPGRDPRNRVVSITYYGLVKPDGLMLNAGTDAGDARWFNVKNMPELAFDHRDIVSVALKRLQSKIVYEPIGFELLDEKFPFSELEKLYMAVLDRPIDRRNFKKKVSKFGFLIETNEKQALETAGRPGNLFCFDQEKYFQLKKDGINFEI
- a CDS encoding TolC family protein, translated to MRYFKYLLLLTFLSAKAFSQSADSVLTLQQCIDIAIKNNLDVHKSQLQMEADRIYWQQARENLLPGFSGDVNHSLSTGRSQDPTTYTYVNQSITTGQYALNANVTLFNGLTLQNRIKQQSLAYQAGQMDYQQAKENITLSVITTYLSVLDNQDQLAQVQTQLEVSKKQLDRNEILNKDGNIAPQTLYDLRGQSANDKLSIVNTRNAVYAARLNLLQIMNVPFDKEVKLQRLTADQLPGAYTATSAQIYTKALADLSLVKAADLRQKSAEKAVSATKGNLLPSLSLSGGLLTNYSSGSSAAFSDQFKNNYSTYGGLGLHIPILNSFKSRNAVALAKIDLQNAKYVAENTKIQLKQNIEQAYINMTSAYERYQILTDQVAAYSESFRIAEVRFNDGDLNSVDYLVAKSNMDKSKTSLINARYDYFIRTKILDYYQGKLAL
- a CDS encoding DUF3667 domain-containing protein is translated as MKKHYRHEHDCLNCGSDLQGKFCHNCGQENLEIKESFGHMLNHAVSDYFHFDHQFFHTLKPLLLKPGQLTIEYMAGRRGQYLHPVKMYIFISLVYFILLFKGDHNIIRTDDQTKKNSNSEIIDAVKKDIAKDSSLSAKQRDKLSQTVNHVAGKAEGVKVDSIHAPVTITRTGDDTDSTAELYNRSQSKLPAAKRDGFFDHFFKERTLLYEQKYGKEQAMEHFKEDVKHNAPKVMFVLLPLFALILKITFWKNRKYYVEHLIYSIHLHCFFFLFSGVILLIQRILPASWHSFSDLLTLFVTVYTVYYIYRSLRVVYQRSRWRTISKMTGIAVMYWAMAIICVIGMLMVTAVTA